A genome region from Candidatus Melainabacteria bacterium includes the following:
- a CDS encoding AarF/ABC1/UbiB kinase family protein yields the protein MGSAGFNPISEAFSDVTAGKIIVSWWRVFWRIQRIQGYKAALRVFPIVWMIIYAVRGFSKHHTQEFERMKDRSDDRDPEEIALTSEQYDELRILGRKLCKQLNDLGPTFVKIGQTLSTRADLVPLPAMLELAVLQENVESFPTAEAREIIARELGGAPEELYAEFDSVPIAAASLSQAYKAVLKDGRDVVVKVQRPGLPNLIAADVQVLAAVADEVMNYPSLCRHTDWPGVVDEFARTTFEEIDYIREGRNADRFRHNFRNADHICIPRIVWKLTGRRVLTIEYIPGTRITDLNAIRESGMTPDEVTKIGANFYLRQLLEDGFFHADPHPGNMRLMPDGRIGIFDFGMVGRLTPELKQHLVSALVHVIQRDYRGLIDDFVGMGFLSDDVDRDALFADLSPIVEARFADGMNKVRFRKMLFDFSEVCYRYPFRLPTDFTYVMRALLTLEGVALSINPQFNFIDAAMPYAQRLVLKNNAIIGNAIVKEVFTEGKFNPHAAIKLFKAAAKLSSIV from the coding sequence ATGGGCAGTGCTGGATTCAATCCAATAAGCGAAGCGTTTAGCGACGTCACCGCGGGCAAGATCATTGTCTCCTGGTGGCGAGTCTTCTGGCGAATCCAGAGAATTCAAGGCTACAAAGCCGCTCTCAGAGTCTTTCCAATCGTGTGGATGATTATCTACGCCGTGCGTGGCTTTTCCAAGCATCACACACAAGAGTTCGAGCGCATGAAAGATCGCTCCGACGATCGCGATCCTGAAGAGATCGCTCTGACTAGCGAACAATATGACGAGCTTCGTATTCTCGGTCGCAAACTTTGCAAGCAATTAAACGATTTAGGTCCGACCTTCGTAAAAATAGGTCAGACACTCTCCACACGAGCCGACCTGGTGCCTCTGCCGGCTATGCTCGAACTGGCGGTACTGCAAGAGAATGTCGAGTCTTTCCCGACTGCGGAAGCCAGAGAAATTATCGCCCGCGAGTTGGGCGGCGCGCCTGAAGAGCTGTACGCGGAGTTTGACTCGGTCCCGATTGCGGCAGCCAGCCTTTCTCAAGCATATAAAGCCGTTCTGAAAGACGGAAGAGATGTCGTCGTCAAAGTCCAGAGACCCGGACTGCCCAATCTGATTGCTGCTGACGTGCAGGTTTTGGCTGCCGTTGCAGATGAGGTCATGAACTATCCAAGCCTCTGCCGGCACACGGACTGGCCTGGTGTTGTCGACGAATTCGCCCGCACCACCTTTGAAGAAATAGACTACATTCGCGAGGGTCGCAACGCCGACAGATTCAGGCACAACTTCCGAAACGCCGACCACATCTGCATTCCACGTATCGTCTGGAAACTGACAGGCCGACGCGTCCTCACTATCGAATACATCCCGGGCACTCGCATAACCGATCTAAACGCGATTCGTGAAAGCGGCATGACACCTGATGAAGTCACCAAGATCGGAGCCAACTTCTATTTGCGTCAGTTGCTGGAAGACGGGTTCTTCCATGCCGATCCGCATCCTGGAAACATGCGCCTGATGCCGGACGGTCGCATAGGTATCTTCGACTTCGGCATGGTCGGCAGACTGACTCCAGAGCTGAAACAGCATCTGGTCAGCGCCCTGGTCCACGTTATCCAACGTGACTATCGCGGTCTCATCGATGACTTTGTCGGCATGGGCTTCTTGAGCGATGATGTAGACAGAGACGCTCTGTTCGCCGACCTGTCACCTATAGTCGAAGCTCGTTTTGCCGATGGTATGAACAAAGTGCGGTTCAGAAAGATGCTCTTCGACTTTTCGGAAGTCTGCTATCGCTATCCGTTCCGCCTGCCGACTGACTTTACCTATGTAATGCGAGCCTTGCTGACGCTCGAGGGCGTTGCTCTGTCGATCAACCCACAGTTCAACTTCATCGACGCCGCTATGCCATATGCTCAGAGGCTGGTGCTCAAGAATAACGCCATCATTGGCAATGCCATCGTCAAAGAAGTCTTCACTGAAGGGAAATTCAATCCCCACGCGGCTATTAAGCTCTTCAAAGCAGCGGCGAAACTCTCGAGTATCGTCTAG